The sequence TCTCCCTCCCGCCCTGATAGCCCAGTGTCTCCCTCCAGCTCGGCACCCAGTCTGCCCCGTGTCCTCCACCAGCTTGGCACCCTACCTGCACTGAGTCTCCTTCAtgccccccctccacccccaggcCTGTGTCTCCCTCCGTTCCCGCGTCCTGCCTGCCCCGTGTCTCCCGCCGAGCACCCGGTCTCTTTCAGCAACTCCCGCCAGGCCCGCTGCGCCTCGGTCTCCTTGCCAGACGTGTGTCCTGGGGCTGTGCTCCCCAGGCTTCACAGGTCGCGTGCCCTGCCCTGCACTCCTGGTAGCGGGACCTAGACGCAGTATCCCGGGGCTGAAGAGCCTGGAATTGCGCTTTTGCTTTGATTCCAAATTCACCGCATGTGATGCTTTTCTCAACTTTTGCCCTATGGTTGAGAATCAAGCGTGTACTAACCATTTCCTTTTTAGCAATGCCTTCCAAcgctaacaaaataaaacaacaaagtaaCAAAAAACTTCCTCCACAACAACGACGTCAAAGGCGAGGACTTGCCCCAGTTTATTTCCGGAGCTTCGGTGTCGGTTGTATTATTTTATCTATGGGGTGACCTGGAGGGAAAAAGGGACCCACGTTTGGAAGGAGCCACCAGAGGTCATCGAAAGTGAGGTTGTGGCTGCTCTTGCTAATGAAGCTATGATTCTCCTACCCGCCAATCTTTTTGCATCTCACAAGTAGGTTTGAGCTTAGCTCCTTTGCCATCACTAGTGAGATTCTGAATGCCCTCTCTTTTGTAGGTCAAATACCAAGGCTTTCTAAAGTCAACCTTTTCACTCTGCTCAGTCTCTGGATGGAGCTCTTCCCAGGAGTAGAAGCCCAAGGGCAAAAGTCTCAGGTATAACTTATTTTTTACCCTTGGAAAAAGCAGTACCCGTAAGTTTGATTATATTGCCTCTTGTAGTCTGCATAGTCAAACCCAACAGGCCTTAAGACTTGAGAAATAGCATTATCATGGCATTCTGCGTGTAGCTCATAGCATAATAGCTCATCTTTCCAGTCTGAAAAGTTAGTCCTAGCATATTCCTTGATtatcagatattaaaatgtaCATTGTAGAAGTCAGGCTTGTTATAATTGAATATTAGAATTGAAAATCTTTTTAACTTCATTAGTGACTTTTGATCTCAGCATGAATCtgtttatacacacataaattgAGTCCTTTATTGATGCACAAGTTTTTTTAATTAGTGGCGTGTAATATGTAAGTTTCTATTACGAAATGTCCTCATTCTGACAGAGATAAGGCTATTAGCATTCTGATGAAAATGCCTCCAAGTTTCAGGGCTGTAAAACTTCGTTAGAAACAAAAGATGATTCAGCTTCCTGTCTTTTTAAGCAATGTCTCTGTGCCTCCTCCTCACCCTGAGGTGGCCCCTCCTCCTCACCCTGAGGTGGTCTGCTTTTCTGACTTCCTTTCCTTCATCAGACAGATATgaggaaggttttgtttgtttaagagaaacaagttagttttatttaaaatattttatttgaaatcttGTTTAGGAATATGGCCCATACCTGTATCAGTTTACGGCtattaaattaaaatcttaaCTAGACATAGAAATAATTACAGGGGTCACCAACTTGGGAAGAGGCTTGGCCTAGGAAAACTTACTACTTATATATCCTGACCCTTCCCTGCTACTGTTCACTGTGTTAATGTCTAACCCACTGTTTCACGCCCATGTTCCCCATAGCTGTCAAGCCAAAGTGTCAGGCAGGTTTCCCTCTTGTTCCTTGACTATAAGCCTTGCGACCCACAGTACTGAACCGAGGCACCTTCAAGAATACTCTAGCAGTGTACGGTAGCTTGAGGACTTTGTTATCACTTTTAACTTGTCTCCGTGGAAAACGTGTTTTAACTACTAAAAAGGCAAATTTACAAAATGCATAGACTATTGTTACCACCTCTGGACGCATCTACTGTCAGGAAAGCGGATGTGCATGTTAGTTTCGTCAGTTCCAGCGTCATGGCTGCTCAGAGAAGAAAACCAGTGATGAGTTTGGGGAGAAACAAATGAAAGGGAGCTCATGACACCCcattttcatcctttttttttttttagcatttttatcGAAACTGAAGATAACTCAATTAACCAGAAAAACTCATACTGCACATGCTTTCAGGAGGGTTCTCTTTGTGCTAGTTAATGTCCTTAAATAACCTTGCAGTGTTTCTAGCCCTCTTTCTTATATAATCCAGGACCCCACGCCTATGGTAGGCTGCCCACTGCGGGCTGGGCCCTCGCATACCAATCACTAATCAGGAAAATATCCTACAGGCATGCCCATGGGCTTGCCTGATAGAGGCAACTCTTTAACTGAAGTTCTCTTTTCCTAGACGCCTCCAGGTGTTTCAGGTTGACAAAACTAATCACACAGAGTAAACAGAAGCTCCAAGATGCAATTGACATGTAactgtataaaatatttttatgagttCCCAAATGAGTATGTGTTCATTGTTTtaaaaggaacagaagaaaaagtctTCACACTTTACTACCTAGAGACTGTTGACatgtttgtattattttatcctttttcttttttattatacttgCTTGAAATACTTTATTCTGGATCTTTCCCACCAAAGGTAAGACATACATATGCTGTGGCATTGTGTGCGTGGCAGCAACTTGGTCTAGTGtttccagagcagccaggctgACTGGGTTCCCTTCCAGCTCGAGCTCTTGGTAGTTTGTGTAACTTTGTGTAAGGTATTGTGTTTTTGCATCAGCTTCCTTTTTAGTACAGTGGAAAATCACGTGTACATGCAACGTGCTTTGCTTTATTCTGAGGTCCTGTTGGTTGAGCCCATAGCCTTGTACATGCAAGGCAAGTGCTCCAAACCCTGAGCACACTCCAGCCCGTGTGCTCTTACACGCAGTGAATAAGCTGAAAGCTCTCTTCATGCCTGGCACTGTGTAGACTGTATTTGGATAAACTGTAGAAGAGTCAGTTGTGTTGATGGACATTTACATTGCCACTTTTGCCAAATTTAACATTTAAcagtttaatatattttcaaatatgacTAGTGTCAGAGTTCCTCTGTGCTATCAAATACTTACATTGTTCAGCAATAAAAGCAGAATTTTAAAGTGTCCGGTCAACGACTGGAAAAGGACTTGTCTATTGAGACTTAGAAGATACAATGGTAGTCGtgtataaaaaaagagagagagagacttagaaGAAGGCTGGGGGACAGTAAATAAACAGTTTGAATTAGAAGTTAGGTACTGTGAAGATGGCTAACATTACTTTCTTTCATACTGGTTCATGCTTTCCGTGTAGTATAAATTATTATGTGGCCTTACTTGCTAGCTTGGATATGGTCTGAGTCTGTACCCGAGTGAAGTGAGATGTCAACACAGAGCTTCATAAGGGGGAAGATGATCCAGAGGAAACCAGTCCTTAAATACTGAAATGTATTTATCCTATTGATTATACATTAGACATATATAATTCATCATATTAATCATTTTCCCTCTTAATctgattttaattagaaaaacGAAGAAGAAAACCGTGGCCCCTTAGGAGATAATGAAGAGTTGGCCAGAGTATCTGCTGACAAAAAACAGGTGAattgttatgatttttaaaaagatgtaacaAGCTCATAATCAAAAGCAAAAGGAATGGCTAGAGTCCTGTACAAGACCTCCCATGCTCCGGGGAGCTGCTCAGATTCTCCTAAAAGGCCTCTTGTGTCCTGACAAGCCTGTTTAAACACTCGAGTGAGGGTTGTCTGTGATGTCCTCcttcttgttttatttccaaGTGTAACTTCTAATCCTGAGTCACCGATGGATTGAGCAAAGCCCCCGAGCTTctccacatgtgtgtatcttgGTTATTATAGTGAGAATGCAAAACCTAATTGGTCTTTATCTTGGACATTTCTGAAGAGCTGAGGTAATATCTCCCTCTGGGACAAACAACAGGTTGGTTTGCTTCTTCCCTTCAAACACCAGGATACCAGCCTtgatgtttctctctgtgtaaccactgTGGGTCCAAGCAACCATGTGGTCCCAGCTGCATTATTGCCCTGGGGAACCAGAGGGTGTGGACCACCACAAACACGCTTCTCACTCTTTGGAGTCCTCTGTCTCCAGCCCAGgaatttcatgttttctcttatatctAAGAAACACGGGCCATCAGGTCAAAAGACCTGGTATTCCTTGTCACGCTACCGTAGCTTCCAGAGATGGCTGTTCTCATGCAGAGAATAAGCACATGTGTTTTATAGAGTTAGTATTCTGATGTCTGTATAAGTTTCCTGACTAGTTCTGGGAGTGAGTCTCTTCACTGCCCGGTGTGATTTAGAAATAACTTGCTAGATGCTTTCAGTATAagagaaacacaaaggaaaagagtAGTGAATCACCTAAGGACATATACTGAAAGGTGGTCCTGTTCCATCATGTTTTAATGTAAACCCCTATGACTAAAAGTACATAGAAACCGTCCAAGATGTGCATGAAGTGAAACAAGCCAGGGCCCAGAAGAGCGTTTCCCAGAAAGTCAGTGTGCTGGGGCTGTAGCAACTAAAAGTCCCAGGCTGGAACACAATTTGGGCTTCCCATTTGggatgaaaatttttatttcaaactagATATGTTGGCTATAGCTAGAAGCAAAAttaacaattttttgtttgtttagatgggggagcagtgttttgtttttgagatgggggcttctctatgtagctttggctgtcatgggactcactctgtagaccaaactcacctcaaactcagagatctgcctgtttctgcctccacacgctggggttaaaagcatgtgccatcctctgtgagttcgagaccagcctggtctacagagctagttccaggacaggctccaaagccacagagaaaccctgtctcgaaaaaccaaaaaaaaaaaaaaaaaaaaaaaaaaaagcatgtgccatcatttttattttgtttgaaaaggACTAAAAGAGTGGTAAATTTGGCCTGAAAGATTGTTCTAGTAAGAGGTTGATAATGCACTTCATGTGTCTTGGGAACAGTGTCACATACAATCATTTATTTctggtttatttctgtctgctgACAGTGTAAAGCCAATGCCATTTTGCTGCGTTGCAGCCACTCTGTTGGCCATGTTGCCTCAGTTTAACGGTGCCAGCTCTGTTAAACTTTTGTCAAGGCAATTTTCAGTGGTACTTTCTAAAGTGATCAGTGTTGCAAACAAACTTACTGGAAGAAGATAACATACACTTTGTATTCAGGGAATGTACAGTTATACTTTGGGATGAAGAGGGGAAGGTTTACTTTTTACAAGTTTGGAATCAAATGCATTATGTTTTAGTTGTGCCCTTACCATTAATAGCTGAGCTATCTTATCAGCAtaagttaaggccagcctgggctatataatgcaatcctgactcaaaaaagaaaaaaatatcttgtaATTTTAGAATTGAGATGATGCCTGCTTTAGTTCCGCCTTTACCATCTGTGATTCTTCCGAGGTGTGCGTGAAACCCAGAGGATTTCCTTACATCATCATGGAGCTTGTAGTGAAATAATCCTCACCTGGATGGTGGAATAAACCAGTCAGCTGACTCGGCCTGTGGCCTTTATTAGGTTAAAATGAACTCATCTTTCAGTAGAACGAAGTAATAATAACCACACATGTAATTAATCAACAGtcttagttttggaagtttctcttctaaAGTCAATATGAAGCTCTCAGAAATTCTTTGTGGACCTAATTAGAAATCTATTTTTATGAAGACTGTGTTTAGGTAAGAACTAAGCACAGCTTTCATCATTAGAAAATCAAGTATTACCCATGAAAGGACAGTATTAGTCATAactaataatttattattttgtgtcttAATTAGGTGAAGAAAACTGGTCTTGTGGTGGTGAAAAACATGAAAATCATTGGTCTTCACTGCTCTAGTGAAGACTTACATACTGGGCAAATTGCTCTTATCAAACACGGGTCCAGGCTGAAAAACTGTGACCTCTATTTTTCAAGAAAACCGTGTTCTGCTTGTTTGAAAATGATTGTGAATGGTGAGTACCGATAAGGTGGTGCTGGAATTCAGCTCATTTATCAGAGAGCAGCCGTGAGGGAAGACATCGCCCAAATACACAGAGATAACGTGGGAGGGCAAATGCATGTTTGAAGACCATTTATGCATTGTCAGAGGATAAGTCTGCAAACGTGGATTCTGAGCTCAACTCTGCTTGCTGATCAGCTAACTGACCTTTGGTAAATTATAGTTATGCTAGTTTACAGTGGAACCCCAAATTTTCAGTGGCTTGAGACTGCATTTCACCCCTATGGTTGTCAGACACAGGCACTGACAGCAGCAGGCAGTTTTGTTAACGTGGTTGATTTGTGGGAGTAGACATCATTCTTCTCCCTACTTTCGTCAGAACCGGGGTCTCACTTGAGTCCTCTGCATTCAGAGAAAGGCATATCTGCTTCTTAAAATCCTGCTTGGGGGAGAGCGGCTGGGGATTGTAGCTCAgtagtggagtgcttgcctagcatgggtgAGGCCCAGGTTTTTCCCAGCACCATAGAACAAAACAAGAGCTATGACCCGGCAGCCACATAACATCCTTTCTGTTCGTGTCACTGTGGGAGCTGTAAGCTCTGGCTGGGCAGCCGTCTCTGTTCtagttttgtttatgttgtaaCCACCATGACCAGAAACAAACGTGGAAAGGAGATGATTTATTTGGCTTTCAAGTCCAGATGAAGTTGATCATTAAGAGAAGTCAGGTAGGAACTCAGTTCAGGaactgcttactgtcttgctccatGGCGTGCTCTGTCAGCTTTCCTGTACAACCCTGGGGATGGGACCACCCCCTGGCCTGGGCCCTTATACAccaatcattaataaagaaaatgcctcacagacatggccacagtcCTGGATGTGGAGgcaatttcaaatcaaatttcaAATCAGATGGAGCCAATTTCCCAATTTCTTGAGATTCCCTTTTCTCAAATATGTCTCATTTTGTGTagagttgacaaaaactaaccagcacactcCCAAAGGTTACTATATACCCTGGAAGGTCACACAACACATGACTGCTTCTCATTCTATTTTATAGGTAGGTAAATATGCAGGTGATTATATCATTTTAAAGAATGTATCTCACATATGGGCACCTGGTAGCTCTAGATGAAAGAAGACAACAAATGTGACTCCCCATCCTTTTCCTCAGGAAGACTTGGTATCAAATAAGGCTGTAAGTGCTGCAGGAGCTCAGAGGCCTGGCTACTGTGTTGTGAAAGCTGAGGCACAAGCCTGATCTCCATGGCTGTATTAGTtatattctgtttctgtgataaagtaccatgaccagaagcaacttatgGACAAGTTTATCTGGGCTTGTGGCTCCAGAGGATCATAGTACATTAATGGTGGGGAGGCATAGCAGAAGGCAGGCACGGAGGCAGGAAGTTGAGAGAGAATAGGAAGTGCAACAAGTCTACAAGCACCCAGGCCCACCCCAGTGAGTtagttcctccagcaagactgTATCCCCTAAAGGTTCTGTAGCCTCCCCAAACAGACCACCAACCAGACCAAGAGTTCAAAAATCAAACCCAAAAGAGACATTTCTCATTAAAACTACCATAGTGGGTTGGATGTAGAACAGGGGTCCTCATGTTGCTAGCTTAAGGCAGCAGCATGTAAAGTAATGGAGGCATGAAACAGGTTCAGCATTTGAACTGGAAAGGTATTCTTGTGGAGTGCTGGTGGATGGATTGGGGTGATCTGTCAGGCTTCTTTGGAGAGCCTCTTGATTTTTTGTTATGGAACAGAacataagaaataagaaaagtcgTCTGTTTCATTAGCCCTCAGCCAGGTACACCTCTCTAGTGTTCTGCATGACTCAAAGCTGAAGCAATTGCTACAAATGTAGAAGTATATAAAACATTACTACAAATCAGAGTATGAGGGTTGCCTTAAGGACCACGTAAATGACGTGAATTCAGAGTGaactgtgtcttagttaggttttctattgctgtgcagtgGTTATGAGTACTCCTGTTCTTGTGGGGAACCCAagttgttcccagcacccaggtcaggtgGCACACAACTGCCTGGGAATCTAGccactcttctgacttctgtgggcgcTAGAACTCAGACATAcctaataaaatctttttattgcACTtgcacatgaataaataaaacaaaaacttttaatcTTGTTGAGCTGAAATGACATAAGATAGTGGCAGAGAAATTTCTGTTGTAAACTATTCATAATTAAACATTTGATGTTTGCATAGTAATTTCATTCGACcttatgtttttgtgtttgttatcTAGCTGTGTCTTTTACAAGGTGCCTGCTCATATCTTTTGTTTCCCTTAAGGTCTTATTTTTCTTGCCAACATGTACTTTTGTTTAATGAGCTTAAGCAAAAGTACATGTTGTTTCTGTGTAGTAAAAGCTACTTACCTTTCCTCTGTCATACTGAGTGAAAATTATTCTGCAAGTTTGTTGTTCTCTTTGACTTATAGACTTTTTAAAGACTGGTGATGCCCTTCTCATCATTCTATGAAATTTTTCTGTTAAAAGTTCTTTGTGTTCAGCAAGAACAAAGTGTATACAAAAAATACCATCATGAAACTCATACTTCATATGCTAATTTAAAACTCGTTAACAAAACCAaggttaaagaaaatgaaagcaacacattttaaaacagaaacttcTTGGTGGGCGCCTTGGATAATGAGGAGGGGTCCCATCGTGTGTTCCCCATCTTGATGGTCTAGATGAGGAGTCACATTATTTATTCCCCTGTTTTGATTGTCTGGAGTTGTTTTTAATTCAAAGAATGCTGCATTAAAAGCATGACCATTTCCCTCTCTTTAGAATATAGCTTTTCAGAAGAATTCTGAATCTGAGACAGGAACATTTTGAGTGCATAAATGTAGTATTTATAGTTATTTAGATACAAAACTCTAGGCCTTACCATGTATTGGCTATAACATTTCCAGAGCAACCATGGCAACATGGAAAACCTTGGTGTATAAATATTTCAGATTTTGCATGCAGTATAGTTTCTACTGTGTTAGTCAAGTCTGCCATTCGAGGGTACTCATTACATATGTAAATGAAGGGTTGTGTCTTTGAATAAATACAAACactgaatttttaatttctcataATCTCATATGATAAAGAATATTCTCTTGTAAAGCCCATACTTAACCCATCAACTGAAAAAAGACTAATCATAGAGCCATTTTGGCCTGTGGGTATTTGTTTGCTAACCCTCACATTGTGTAAATGACAGTGTAGACGTTTGTCTTGGTAATGGTAGGCTGGATTTAGGTAGAAAGCCTCTATTATGCTTATATCAAAACAatgatcttttatatttttatattttagctgGAGTTAACCGAATTTCTTACTGGCCTTCTGACCCAGAAATAAGTTTGCTCACCGAGGCTTCTAGCTCTGAAGATGCAAAGCTGGATGCCAAAGCAGCAGAAAGGTTGAAGTCCAACAGCCGGGCCCATGTATGTGTCTTACTCCAGCCGCTGGTGTGTTACATGGTGCAGTTTGTAGAGGAAACCTCTTACAAGTGTGACTTTATCCAAAAGACTGCAAAAGCACTGCAGGGTGCTGACACTGATTTCTATTCTGAGTGtaaacaagaaagaataaaagaatttgaaatgttatttttggTTTCAAATGAAGACATGCATAAGCAGATACTGATGACTATAGGTCTGGAGAACCTGTGTGAAAACCCCTATTTTAGCAATCTAAGGCAaaacatgaaagacctgattctACTTTTGGCCACAGTAGCTTCCAGTGTGCCCAACTTGAAACACTTCGGATTCTACTGTAGCAACCCAGAACAGATTACTGACAGTCACAACCAAAGCTTGCCGCAGGAAGTTGCAAGGCACTGCATGGTGCAGGCCAGGCTATTGGCATACCGAACTGGTGAGTTCAATGCTTAGTTCATAAACGGGGGCTGAATGGTTGGGTTACCAGTGACACTGAAGTGAAGTGGCTTCCTATCGTCCGTGGTAGAGTTCCTAAGAGGCCACTTAGATACTAAAGCATTGTTGCTCCAACAGCGTAAAGGAGTTACCCAACCCCTTGTATATTCTGTGTTCTTAATTCAGCACTGCATTTACAAACCAGGACCAGGAGACCTAAGTCCTATTTGCTTCTTACACAAATAATCCCATTACCCACTAAGTCCCTCAGTAAAAATGgcacaaaaagaaaactagaatttctcatttttatttactccACAATTTTTTTGTTCATACtcggttttttaaaaatatgttttttatatatgttagtgatttgtctgcatgtattttgtttgtgcacCACGGTGTTTGTTCCTGGTGCCCTTAGAGCCCAGAAGATGGTGGAGTGCAGTCATGGACagttagttgtgagccaccatgtgggtgctggaaatcaaactcaggcccgCTGTAAAAACAATAAGGGCTCTTaattgccgagccatctctccagcttgtgtattctatttttattaaaaagttagaattctgggaatttttaaatttagagggaaagaaatgaaggTAAAAGAATGCTGTTATTCGGTTTCTGGTGATACGTTCCTGTCAGCAAGTTAAGTGATCTCACTCTGCTGTGCATGTGTAAAAGGAAAATACTACTTAGTGATGTtctttattttgataaaaatgtAGCATTATTTTCATATCTaagctaataaaatgtttttcaatgTAGAATTGCCACTTTTTAAAATCCAGTTGTGAAGTAAGTAGGGAAAATGCAGACAGGAGAAGTAGTAAAGACTTATTTGGGACATATGCTATAGTAggacttatttattcattcatttatttatttactagatAGGGTCCTATGCAGTCCAAGATCcctaagtagctgaggatgaccttgaacttctgaccctcctacctccacctcaagtgctggaattagaagcaTGCACCTCCTGGACCTGATTTGTGCTGTGCTGAAGATGAAaggaacctagggcctcatgcacattaggcaagcactccaccaactgagctacatcc is a genomic window of Chionomys nivalis chromosome 12, mChiNiv1.1, whole genome shotgun sequence containing:
- the Cdadc1 gene encoding cytidine and dCMP deaminase domain-containing protein 1 isoform X1, which encodes MQSLEGSGTGRSVGTQTGSMTGQIPRLSKVNLFTLLSLWMELFPGVEAQGQKSQKNEEENRGPLGDNEELARVSADKKQVKKTGLVVVKNMKIIGLHCSSEDLHTGQIALIKHGSRLKNCDLYFSRKPCSACLKMIVNAGVNRISYWPSDPEISLLTEASSSEDAKLDAKAAERLKSNSRAHVCVLLQPLVCYMVQFVEETSYKCDFIQKTAKALQGADTDFYSECKQERIKEFEMLFLVSNEDMHKQILMTIGLENLCENPYFSNLRQNMKDLILLLATVASSVPNLKHFGFYCSNPEQITDSHNQSLPQEVARHCMVQARLLAYRTEDHKTGVGAVIWAEGKARSCDGTGAMYFIGCGYNAFPVGSEYADFPHMDDKHKDREIRKFRYIIHAEQNALTFRCQDIKPEERSMIFVTKCPCDECVPLIKGAGIKQIYAGDVDVGKKKADISYMKFGELEGVRKFTWQLNPSEAYSFDPNEPERRENGVLRRRSTQEEQRSSKRPRLETHSAGRATLQ
- the Cdadc1 gene encoding cytidine and dCMP deaminase domain-containing protein 1 isoform X2, with protein sequence MQSLEGSGTGRSVGTQTGSMTGQIPRLSKVNLFTLLSLWMELFPGVEAQGQKSQKNEEENRGPLGDNEELARVSADKKQVKKTGLVVVKNMKIIGLHCSSEDLHTGQIALIKHGSRLKNCDLYFSRKPCSACLKMIVNAGVNRISYWPSDPEISLLTEASSSEDAKLDAKAAERLKSNSRAHVCVLLQPLVCYMVQFVEETSYKCDFIQKTAKALQGADTDFYSECKQERIKEFEMLFLVSNEDMHKQILMTIGLENLCENPYFSNLRQNMKDLILLLATVASSVPNLKHFGFYCSNPEQITDSHNQSLPQEVARHCMVQARLLAYRTEDHKTGVGAVIWAEGKARSCDGTGAMYFIGCGYNAFPVGSEYADFPHMDDKHKDREIRKFRYIIHAEQNALTFRCQDIKPEERSMIFVTKCPCDECVPLIKGAGIKQIYAGDVDVGKKKADISYMKFGELEGVRKFTWQLNPSEAYSFDPNEPERREKHLSIKRSH
- the Cdadc1 gene encoding cytidine and dCMP deaminase domain-containing protein 1 isoform X3, which codes for MKIIGLHCSSEDLHTGQIALIKHGSRLKNCDLYFSRKPCSACLKMIVNAGVNRISYWPSDPEISLLTEASSSEDAKLDAKAAERLKSNSRAHVCVLLQPLVCYMVQFVEETSYKCDFIQKTAKALQGADTDFYSECKQERIKEFEMLFLVSNEDMHKQILMTIGLENLCENPYFSNLRQNMKDLILLLATVASSVPNLKHFGFYCSNPEQITDSHNQSLPQEVARHCMVQARLLAYRTEDHKTGVGAVIWAEGKARSCDGTGAMYFIGCGYNAFPVGSEYADFPHMDDKHKDREIRKFRYIIHAEQNALTFRCQDIKPEERSMIFVTKCPCDECVPLIKGAGIKQIYAGDVDVGKKKADISYMKFGELEGVRKFTWQLNPSEAYSFDPNEPERRENGVLRRRSTQEEQRSSKRPRLETHSAGRATLQ